The Methanosphaera stadtmanae DSM 3091 genome includes a window with the following:
- a CDS encoding mRNA surveillance protein pelota, producing the protein MRITNQDKKQGLIEVVPETIDDLWHLSHIVEVNDYVSTLTARRIQDNNSGKTRADRGVKKKFFLGIRVEKINFHKYTGMLRFTGIIESGPEDLIPLGSHHTINVQLNNSIRIKKIWNKWSLERLNQAIEASNRANEIIVAIEDNTTELGIIKQYGIDYIGPIIGDISGKQNIEKNRAQKVNEYYEDITKTLTQQKDIDKLIIIGPGFTKNGYYNYLEENYPKLAKKVILESTGAGGHAGIQEVLKNGLIESLSKDAKIAKEAALVNKLLEQIGKSSNTVTYGKKQVITASNMGAVEKLLVLEDLVRDKNIQNIMNTVENMGGVVTIISSQHDAGQQLKALGSLAAFLRYPI; encoded by the coding sequence ATGCGAATAACAAATCAGGATAAAAAACAAGGATTAATTGAAGTAGTACCTGAAACTATCGATGATTTATGGCATTTATCCCACATAGTAGAAGTTAATGATTATGTTTCAACATTAACAGCAAGAAGAATTCAAGATAATAACAGTGGTAAAACAAGAGCAGATAGGGGAGTAAAAAAGAAATTCTTCCTAGGAATTAGAGTAGAAAAAATAAACTTCCATAAATATACTGGTATGTTAAGATTCACCGGAATAATTGAATCTGGACCAGAAGATCTAATACCTCTTGGTTCACACCATACAATAAATGTACAACTAAACAACAGTATAAGAATAAAAAAAATATGGAATAAATGGTCATTAGAACGATTAAATCAAGCAATAGAAGCATCAAATAGAGCAAATGAAATCATAGTTGCAATAGAAGATAATACAACAGAATTAGGTATTATAAAGCAGTATGGTATAGATTATATTGGTCCAATAATAGGAGATATATCTGGTAAACAGAATATTGAAAAAAACAGAGCACAAAAAGTAAATGAATATTATGAAGATATCACAAAAACACTAACTCAACAAAAAGACATAGATAAACTAATAATAATAGGGCCGGGATTTACAAAAAATGGTTATTATAATTACTTGGAAGAAAATTATCCTAAACTTGCAAAAAAAGTAATACTTGAAAGTACAGGTGCAGGAGGTCATGCAGGAATTCAAGAAGTTCTAAAAAATGGATTGATAGAATCATTATCCAAGGATGCAAAAATAGCTAAAGAAGCAGCTCTTGTAAATAAACTCCTAGAACAAATAGGTAAATCATCAAATACTGTAACATATGGAAAAAAACAAGTTATTACAGCTTCAAATATGGGTGCAGTAGAAAAATTATTAGTATTAGAAGATTTAGTACGTGATAAAAATATTCAAAATATTATGAACACAGTAGAAAATATGGGTGGTGTTGTAACTATAATAAGTAGTCAACACGATGCAGGTCAACAATTAAAGGCATTAGGATCACTAGCAGCATTTTTAAGATACCCAATATAA
- a CDS encoding prephenate dehydrogenase → MTCENNNINITIIGGSRGLGKWIANELHKDNFNVKITSRNRSSGEKIAHKMGVKYDDDNIEAIADANIIIFSVPIEYMVDTIKEVAPYAPKDSLLMDVTSVKTEPAEALSKYAPEDTYILPCHPMFGPRIPSLDGQVVILTPIEDRCRLWYDKIVYYLKNKDANLVISTPQEHDKIMSVVQGLTHFSYISIASTIRRLGISVKKSREFASPVYSLMLDMISRIVSQNPYLYYSIQKSNKQTAISRKTLIEESNRLAKLIDDDMEEEFVYDMSESAKHLDEFEEALGRSDKAISVLTHDFNYIKESIGCEIGFEHQYSKKIHIGVVESVNATTVTLRDLKNNRITLKISNINILTENEIYEWKKNNLPIHEYDVSIIFPDTCSEDILLSMFSQIKPVIDVNIKDVYNGKQIDDGFMSITFHYSVFNSEEREVVEEYLRGIGGKIR, encoded by the coding sequence ATGACTTGTGAGAATAATAATATAAATATTACAATTATTGGAGGTTCAAGGGGACTTGGTAAATGGATTGCAAATGAACTTCATAAAGATAATTTTAATGTTAAAATCACAAGTCGTAATAGAAGTTCTGGTGAAAAAATAGCACATAAAATGGGAGTAAAATATGATGATGATAATATTGAAGCAATAGCTGATGCTAATATTATCATATTCAGTGTTCCTATTGAATATATGGTTGATACAATCAAAGAAGTTGCACCATATGCTCCTAAAGATTCATTACTCATGGATGTAACCTCTGTAAAAACTGAACCTGCAGAAGCATTAAGTAAGTATGCTCCAGAAGATACTTATATTCTTCCATGTCATCCAATGTTTGGACCACGTATTCCCTCTCTTGATGGACAAGTTGTTATATTAACACCAATTGAAGATAGATGTAGATTGTGGTATGATAAGATAGTATATTACTTAAAAAATAAAGATGCTAATCTTGTTATAAGTACACCTCAAGAACATGATAAAATCATGAGTGTTGTTCAAGGTTTAACTCATTTTTCCTATATTAGTATCGCTTCAACAATAAGACGTTTAGGAATAAGTGTTAAAAAATCTCGTGAATTTGCAAGTCCAGTATATAGTTTAATGTTAGATATGATAAGTCGTATTGTATCACAAAATCCATACTTATATTATTCTATTCAAAAATCAAATAAACAAACAGCTATTTCTAGAAAGACACTGATTGAAGAGAGTAATAGATTAGCTAAGTTAATTGATGATGATATGGAAGAGGAATTTGTATATGATATGAGTGAATCTGCAAAACATTTAGATGAATTTGAAGAAGCATTAGGTCGTTCAGATAAGGCAATAAGTGTCCTAACCCATGATTTTAATTATATTAAAGAATCTATTGGATGTGAAATAGGTTTTGAACATCAATATTCAAAAAAAATACATATAGGTGTAGTTGAATCTGTAAATGCCACTACTGTTACATTACGTGATTTAAAAAACAATAGAATAACACTTAAAATATCCAATATTAATATATTAACTGAAAATGAGATTTATGAATGGAAGAAAAATAACCTTCCAATACATGAATATGATGTTTCTATTATATTCCCAGATACATGTAGTGAAGACATATTACTTTCAATGTTTAGTCAAATTAAACCTGTTATAGATGTGAATATAAAAGATGTTTATAATGGAAAACAGATAGATGATGGTTTTATGAGTATAACGTTCCATTATAGTGTTTTTAATAGTGAAGAAAGAGAGGTTGTTGAAGAATATCTAAGAGGCATTGGTGGAAAAATTAGATAA
- a CDS encoding CDC48 family AAA ATPase, with product MTDELKLKVAEAFSQGDIGRSIARIDPKCMDELNLKDGDIIEIEGNKITTATVVESKSDVSLGILRIDSYLRKNAGTSIGEEVTIRPATIKEAKKVKLAPVDQEIAIQGNLNSVFLNRTVNKGDIIITGVRKQQPKTSSMMFDDLINQMMSNMASIGEIKLAVVNTKPLGPVKITENTQIEMETKPVDPSKFEGVENLIDVSYEDIGGLKNEVKKIREMVEIPLKRPELFKQLGISAPKGVLLHGPPGTGKTLLAKAVANETNAHFIVINGPEIMSKYVGGSEEQLRELFEEAEENSPSIIFIDELDAIAPKREEVSGDVERRTVAQLLTLMDGLKSRGEVVVIGATNRPDAIDAALRRPGRFDREIEIGVPDKEERKEILEVHTRHMPLDDDVNLDELTEVTHGFVGADLEALCKEAAMRVLRRILPEIQTDKEVPQEVLEKMVLHKKDFKNALKEIQPSALREVLVQIPDVNWDDVGGLDDAKQELKEAIEWPLKNPEKFKEFGINPPKGVLLTGVPGTGKTLLAKAVANESDANFISVKGPELLSKWVGDSEKGIREVFRKARQTAPTVIFFDEIDAIASTRGYSAGDSGVTQRVVNQLLTEMDGMEELHDISVIAATNRKDIIDPALLRPGRFDRHVEVGLPDEESRESIFKVHTKNMPLSDDVDIHTLAKEAEGFVGADIEAVCREAVMLTLRKNLEANIVHMSEFEEAMKKVKPTKDSELVSYN from the coding sequence ATGACTGATGAATTAAAATTAAAAGTTGCTGAAGCATTCTCTCAAGGAGATATTGGAAGATCAATAGCAAGAATAGATCCAAAATGTATGGATGAATTAAATCTAAAAGATGGAGACATCATTGAAATTGAAGGAAATAAAATCACTACTGCAACAGTAGTAGAATCAAAATCAGATGTAAGTCTAGGAATTCTAAGAATAGATAGTTATCTTAGAAAAAATGCAGGAACATCCATAGGAGAAGAAGTAACAATCAGACCTGCAACTATAAAAGAAGCTAAAAAAGTTAAATTAGCGCCAGTAGATCAAGAAATTGCAATACAAGGAAATTTAAACTCAGTATTCCTAAATAGAACAGTAAACAAAGGAGACATTATCATAACTGGTGTTAGAAAACAACAACCAAAAACATCAAGTATGATGTTTGACGACCTTATAAATCAAATGATGTCCAATATGGCATCAATTGGTGAAATCAAACTTGCAGTAGTAAATACAAAACCACTGGGTCCTGTAAAAATCACAGAAAATACCCAAATTGAAATGGAAACAAAACCAGTAGACCCTAGTAAGTTCGAAGGAGTTGAAAACCTAATAGATGTATCCTATGAAGATATTGGTGGATTAAAAAATGAAGTTAAAAAAATAAGAGAAATGGTAGAAATTCCACTAAAAAGACCAGAGTTATTCAAACAATTAGGAATTTCAGCACCAAAAGGAGTATTACTCCATGGACCGCCTGGAACTGGTAAAACATTACTAGCAAAAGCTGTGGCAAATGAAACAAATGCCCACTTCATAGTAATTAATGGACCAGAAATCATGAGTAAATACGTTGGAGGATCAGAAGAACAATTAAGAGAACTCTTTGAAGAAGCAGAAGAAAACAGTCCTTCCATCATATTCATAGATGAACTAGATGCAATTGCACCAAAAAGAGAAGAAGTATCAGGAGATGTAGAACGTAGAACAGTAGCCCAATTACTAACACTTATGGATGGACTTAAAAGTAGAGGAGAAGTAGTAGTAATTGGAGCAACCAACAGACCTGATGCAATTGATGCAGCATTAAGAAGACCTGGAAGATTTGACAGAGAAATAGAAATTGGAGTTCCAGATAAAGAAGAAAGAAAAGAAATTCTTGAAGTACATACAAGACATATGCCACTTGATGATGATGTAAATCTTGATGAATTAACAGAAGTAACACATGGATTTGTAGGAGCCGACCTTGAAGCACTATGTAAAGAAGCAGCAATGAGAGTTCTAAGAAGAATACTTCCAGAAATACAGACAGACAAAGAAGTACCACAAGAAGTACTTGAAAAAATGGTACTACATAAAAAAGATTTCAAAAATGCACTAAAAGAAATACAACCATCAGCACTAAGAGAAGTACTTGTACAAATACCAGATGTAAATTGGGATGATGTAGGTGGATTAGATGATGCAAAACAAGAACTAAAAGAAGCAATTGAATGGCCACTAAAAAATCCTGAAAAATTCAAAGAATTTGGAATTAACCCACCAAAAGGTGTTCTACTAACTGGAGTTCCAGGAACTGGTAAAACATTACTAGCAAAAGCTGTAGCAAATGAAAGTGATGCTAACTTCATATCTGTAAAAGGACCAGAACTATTATCTAAATGGGTTGGAGATTCTGAAAAAGGAATAAGAGAAGTATTTAGAAAAGCAAGACAAACAGCACCAACAGTAATATTCTTTGATGAAATTGATGCAATAGCATCAACAAGAGGATACTCAGCTGGAGATAGTGGTGTAACACAAAGAGTTGTAAATCAACTTCTTACTGAAATGGATGGAATGGAAGAATTACATGACATATCAGTTATAGCTGCAACTAACCGTAAAGACATTATAGACCCAGCATTACTAAGACCGGGAAGATTTGACAGACATGTTGAAGTAGGTCTTCCAGATGAAGAATCAAGAGAATCAATATTCAAAGTACATACAAAGAATATGCCATTATCAGATGATGTTGACATACACACACTCGCAAAAGAAGCTGAAGGATTTGTAGGAGCAGATATTGAAGCTGTATGCCGTGAAGCTGTAATGTTAACATTAAGAAAAAATCTTGAAGCAAATATTGTACACATGTCTGAATTTGAAGAAGCAATGAAAAAAGTAAAACCAACAAAAGACAGTGAACTTGTTTCATACAACTAA
- a CDS encoding adenosylhomocysteinase, with protein sequence MTYDIKDINLAPEGEKKIKWVQKHMPVLETIKKQFEEEQPFKGITIGSCLHLEPKTINLGLTLQAGGAEVVMTGCNPLSTQDDATAAGAKLGLNMYGWTGETNEEYYEQLNKVLDYEPDIVIDDGADLIFLIHKERPELLEKLRGGCEETTTGIHRLKAMYEDNALKMPIMAVNDSYMKYLFDNRYGTGQSTFDSIMGTTNSVIAGQTVVVCGYGWCGRGIAMRADGLGANVIVTEVDPIRALEAKMDGYRVMTVQKALEEADIVITATGNRDIISGDDFKHVKDGCMLANSGHFNVEINENDLASQAIGRNMLKPDIEEFVMADGRSIYLLAGGRLVNLAGQYGQGHPAEIMDLSFAMQALSAKRLLNEDMKPGVYKTRDEVDIEIAKLKLKTMGVEIDTLSDEQEKYMNSWDVGT encoded by the coding sequence ATGACATATGATATTAAGGATATTAATTTAGCTCCAGAAGGAGAAAAGAAAATAAAATGGGTACAAAAACATATGCCTGTTTTAGAAACTATTAAAAAACAATTTGAAGAAGAACAACCATTCAAAGGAATTACAATTGGTTCTTGTCTTCATCTTGAACCTAAAACAATTAATTTAGGATTAACTCTACAAGCAGGTGGGGCAGAAGTTGTAATGACAGGTTGTAATCCATTATCTACCCAAGATGATGCTACAGCAGCTGGTGCAAAACTAGGATTAAATATGTATGGTTGGACTGGTGAAACTAATGAGGAATACTATGAACAACTCAACAAAGTACTAGATTATGAACCAGATATTGTTATAGATGATGGTGCAGATTTAATATTTTTAATCCATAAAGAAAGACCCGAACTTCTTGAAAAACTAAGAGGAGGTTGTGAAGAAACAACAACAGGTATTCATAGATTAAAAGCAATGTATGAAGATAATGCTTTGAAAATGCCTATTATGGCTGTGAATGATTCATACATGAAATACCTCTTTGATAACAGATATGGTACTGGACAATCTACCTTTGATTCAATAATGGGAACAACAAACTCAGTAATTGCAGGACAAACTGTTGTTGTATGTGGTTATGGATGGTGTGGAAGAGGTATTGCCATGAGAGCAGATGGACTTGGAGCAAATGTTATTGTTACAGAAGTTGATCCTATCAGAGCACTTGAAGCTAAAATGGATGGATACAGAGTAATGACAGTTCAAAAAGCACTTGAAGAAGCAGATATTGTTATAACAGCTACTGGTAACAGAGATATCATATCTGGTGATGATTTTAAACATGTGAAAGATGGTTGTATGCTTGCAAATTCTGGACATTTCAATGTGGAAATTAATGAAAATGATCTTGCTAGCCAAGCAATAGGTAGAAATATGTTAAAACCAGATATTGAAGAATTTGTAATGGCTGATGGACGTAGTATTTATTTACTAGCTGGTGGTAGATTAGTTAACCTTGCAGGACAATATGGACAGGGACATCCAGCTGAAATTATGGATTTAAGTTTTGCTATGCAAGCATTATCTGCAAAACGTCTTTTAAATGAAGATATGAAACCAGGTGTTTATAAAACAAGAGATGAAGTAGATATAGAAATAGCTAAATTAAAACTTAAAACAATGGGTGTGGAAATAGATACACTTAGTGATGAACAAGAAAAATATATGAATAGTTGGGATGTTGGTACATAA
- the fen gene encoding flap endonuclease-1, translated as MGVKFKDITNPEPIEMKELEGKILTVDASNVIYKFLSSMRQTDGTPLRDLNGHITSHLNGIMFQTSTLIEKDIKPVYVFDGKAPDLKKETQEERINIKKESEKKYLEAKEVGDVVAARKYAARTTHLNKEIIKSSKKLLDLMGIPYVQARTEGEAQASYMVSQNDAWAVVSQDYDCLQFGATRMIRNLKLSKSNSKNLELISLEKTLKELNLTREQLVDVAMLVGTDFNKGVYGIGAKKGIKLIHKYGTLEKALESLNETMEVDAELIREIFLNPNVVHNYTIEFKRPKKSQLLDFLCGEHDFDERRTISAIKKLQAKTAQSSLEDWF; from the coding sequence ATGGGAGTAAAATTTAAAGATATTACAAATCCAGAACCTATAGAAATGAAAGAATTAGAAGGAAAAATTTTAACAGTTGATGCTTCAAATGTAATCTATAAATTCTTATCAAGTATGAGACAAACTGATGGAACACCACTACGAGACCTGAATGGACATATAACATCACACCTAAATGGTATAATGTTTCAAACATCAACACTAATTGAAAAGGATATAAAACCAGTGTATGTTTTCGATGGAAAAGCACCAGATTTAAAAAAAGAAACACAAGAAGAAAGAATAAATATTAAAAAGGAATCTGAAAAGAAATATCTGGAAGCTAAAGAAGTTGGTGATGTAGTAGCTGCAAGAAAATATGCTGCAAGAACAACACATCTAAATAAGGAAATTATAAAATCTTCTAAAAAATTATTAGATTTAATGGGAATACCTTATGTACAAGCAAGAACTGAAGGAGAAGCACAAGCTTCCTATATGGTTTCACAAAATGATGCATGGGCAGTAGTATCACAAGATTATGATTGTCTACAATTTGGTGCAACACGTATGATTAGAAACCTTAAATTATCTAAAAGTAATTCTAAAAATTTAGAACTAATTTCTCTAGAAAAAACATTAAAGGAATTGAATCTTACAAGAGAACAATTAGTTGATGTTGCAATGCTTGTTGGAACAGACTTTAATAAGGGAGTATATGGTATTGGTGCGAAAAAAGGAATTAAATTAATTCATAAATATGGTACATTAGAAAAAGCATTAGAATCATTAAATGAAACAATGGAGGTTGATGCTGAATTAATTAGAGAAATATTTTTAAATCCAAACGTTGTTCATAATTATACTATTGAATTTAAGCGTCCAAAAAAAAGTCAATTACTTGATTTTCTATGTGGAGAACATGATTTTGATGAAAGACGAACAATAAGTGCAATTAAAAAATTACAAGCAAAAACAGCACAGTCAAGTCTTGAAGATTGGTTTTAA
- a CDS encoding glycosyltransferase family 2 protein, with product MKDTVCAVVVTFNRKQLLLKCIDSLLNQTHKINAIYIVDNNSTDNTPQLLYEKGYIKNTPQNTKTIESTEKTMNNITIKYIHLPENIGGAGGFYHGVKMAYEDDYDWIWIMDDDAFPTKTCLEKLTPYYHLDDTVALASLKVDLNNNILYHHRGYFNFKKGLPIQKQITPEDTKVAIKDIDMASFVGLLVNRNAISKIGYPKKEFFIHTDDLEYCIRLRTVGKIKLVNDSIIKHAEGSVKGTFKKTVLGISVDRRPYDKLWINYYMQRNLIWIGMKYSQNKISLYLTIIKNYILTIIGIILFDDNKYRRITFYTNAYIDGFTSNFDNKKPKKILYN from the coding sequence ATGAAAGATACAGTATGCGCAGTAGTTGTGACCTTTAACAGAAAACAACTCCTATTAAAATGTATTGATTCACTTTTAAATCAAACACATAAAATCAATGCAATATACATTGTAGATAATAATTCTACAGATAACACACCACAATTACTCTATGAAAAAGGATATATTAAAAACACACCACAAAATACTAAAACTATAGAATCCACAGAAAAAACAATGAATAATATAACAATTAAATACATTCATTTACCAGAAAATATTGGTGGAGCTGGTGGATTCTATCATGGTGTGAAAATGGCATATGAGGATGATTATGATTGGATATGGATAATGGATGATGATGCCTTTCCAACAAAAACATGTCTTGAAAAATTAACACCATACTATCACTTAGATGATACAGTAGCACTTGCAAGTCTAAAGGTAGATCTTAATAACAACATATTATATCATCACAGAGGCTACTTTAACTTTAAAAAAGGACTACCTATTCAAAAACAAATAACACCTGAAGATACAAAAGTAGCTATTAAAGATATTGACATGGCATCATTTGTAGGATTACTAGTTAATAGAAATGCTATATCAAAGATAGGTTATCCAAAAAAGGAATTTTTCATACATACAGATGATTTAGAATACTGTATTCGTTTAAGAACAGTTGGAAAAATTAAACTAGTAAATGACAGTATAATAAAACATGCAGAAGGTAGTGTTAAAGGAACATTTAAAAAAACTGTATTAGGTATATCTGTAGATAGACGACCATATGATAAATTATGGATAAACTATTATATGCAAAGAAATCTAATATGGATTGGAATGAAATATTCTCAAAATAAAATATCATTATATCTAACAATAATAAAAAATTACATATTAACAATCATTGGAATAATACTCTTTGATGATAACAAATATAGACGAATAACATTCTATACAAATGCATATATTGATGGATTTACATCAAACTTTGACAATAAAAAGCCAAAGAAAATATTATATAATTAA
- the galE gene encoding UDP-glucose 4-epimerase GalE has translation MILIVGGAGYIGSHVNKVLNERGYETIILDNLSYGHEESVKWGTLCKCDLANINEVDDIFTKYDINAVMHFSSFIDVGESVRNPEKYYNNNVVNTMNLLNVMLKHDVKKFIFSSTCATYGIPQKIPLTENHPQNPINPYGWTKLMVERILKDYDTAYGLKSVILRYFNASGADESGIIGEWHNPETHLIPLILDAAMGKREDIKIFGTDYDTPDGTCIRDYIHVTDLADAHILSLEYLNKNNQSNQFNLGNGQGFSVREVIESVKRVTGRNFNVTQTQRREGDPAILIGSSKKAKDTLGWDPQYVNIDKIIETAWNWHQKLNKE, from the coding sequence ATGATATTAATTGTAGGTGGAGCAGGTTACATAGGGTCCCATGTAAATAAAGTTTTAAATGAAAGGGGATATGAAACAATAATTTTAGATAATTTAAGTTATGGACATGAAGAATCAGTTAAATGGGGAACGTTATGTAAGTGTGATCTTGCAAATATCAATGAAGTAGATGACATATTTACTAAATATGATATTAATGCAGTGATGCATTTTTCATCATTTATAGATGTAGGTGAATCAGTACGAAATCCAGAAAAATACTACAACAACAACGTGGTAAATACAATGAATCTACTTAATGTAATGTTAAAACATGATGTTAAAAAATTCATATTCTCATCAACATGTGCAACATATGGTATACCTCAAAAAATACCATTAACAGAGAATCATCCACAAAATCCAATAAATCCATATGGTTGGACAAAATTAATGGTTGAGAGAATTCTTAAGGATTATGATACAGCATATGGACTAAAATCAGTTATTCTCAGATATTTCAATGCATCAGGAGCAGATGAATCTGGAATAATTGGTGAATGGCACAATCCAGAAACACATTTAATTCCATTAATACTTGATGCAGCTATGGGAAAACGTGAAGATATAAAAATTTTTGGAACAGATTATGATACTCCAGATGGAACATGTATTAGGGATTATATACATGTAACAGATCTAGCAGATGCACATATTTTGTCTCTTGAATATTTAAATAAAAACAATCAAAGTAATCAATTTAATCTTGGTAATGGACAAGGATTTTCAGTAAGAGAAGTAATAGAATCTGTTAAACGTGTAACAGGAAGGAATTTTAACGTTACACAAACACAAAGAAGAGAAGGAGATCCAGCAATTCTAATAGGAAGTTCCAAAAAAGCAAAAGACACACTTGGATGGGATCCTCAATATGTAAATATTGATAAAATAATAGAAACAGCATGGAATTGGCATCAAAAATTAAACAAGGAATAA
- a CDS encoding thermonuclease family protein has product MKDMPRPELDGSNVTGECYKVIDGDTIYVSGLGKVRFVGVNTPERGEEGYYEAKNYVKERCLGKMVTIDVDDAKHFDKYNRTLGVVYVDDSNLNQELLEKNLAEIMYIPPSEFNPYSWAV; this is encoded by the coding sequence ATGAAAGACATGCCACGACCAGAATTAGATGGTAGTAATGTTACTGGAGAATGTTATAAAGTTATTGATGGAGATACAATCTATGTTTCAGGTCTAGGTAAAGTTAGATTTGTTGGAGTTAATACTCCTGAACGTGGAGAAGAAGGATACTACGAAGCAAAAAACTATGTAAAAGAAAGATGTTTAGGAAAAATGGTTACTATTGATGTGGATGATGCAAAACACTTTGATAAATACAATAGAACATTAGGTGTTGTGTATGTTGATGATAGTAACTTAAATCAAGAATTATTAGAAAAAAATCTTGCAGAAATAATGTACATACCACCATCTGAATTTAATCCATACAGTTGGGCTGTATAA